GCACGCATtgatgatagatgacagatggacacataagtgtgtgtgccatgtgcatcaTGACTGAAGTTTCCAATGGCCTTGTAGGAGAAGGGGCCACAGCAACAGTTCTGCGCCTCTGGTACTTCCCAGGTGAACTTAATGAAAAGGAGGAAATCCCCAGGCTTCAGAGAAAGAGGAACTGGGAAGCAGAGGGGCCTGTGGGAAAACTGATGGTAGACGAAGCAGAGGTGGGGAGAGCACCAGGTTCTGCGTGTGCGAGAGAACAAGGGAGGATAGGTgtgtgcagagagaaataagagagagatcaCACATGGGTGCACCcccactcaccaccaccccccccacagcCATCAAAGGTGTGGGTTTCACTCCTCTGTGGGGCCTGCTTCAAGTTAAGCACCAGCTTCGCTTTCCTCTCAGGGCCCTGCATTGTAGTCTGAGAAGGGAACTGCTGCTTCAGAGGCCCTCAACCCCATCTCTCCTATGGTCATGCTTTAGGCCAATGAGGCTTCAGGTAAGGGGAACAGTCCAGGGCACCACACATCAGGGCCTCTTATTGGGTCCTGGCCACGTGACATCAGCAGTGTCCTGGGAAGCTCTCAGCATTCATGTCATTTGCAGCATCAGAGGATGCAGTCTGAGTGGAGATCCATGAGAGATGTGACGTGAGTCTGGTCCAAGCCCCAGCCAAACAGCAATGTGGAGCCGCAGGACAATGAAGACACCACTGTGCCCATAACTACAGCCTACCTCTGCAGCTGCCTAAAGTCAGACCTAAAGTCAGAATGGACCAGCAGATGACACTGGCCTGGGGGCTGCTCTTCATGGCCCTGATGGCTCTCTGCTGGGGACACGGTGTGACAGAGGCTCAAGGTAAGTCTGAAGACGCCCTACTCTTTTCGTCCCCTTTTTAGTGTTGAGTCTGGTAGGAGCCATACCCACCATATCCCCAGGGGCTCCCAGAAAACCAGCAGCTCTGGCCACTGTATCCAGCtctgtctttcctgtctttcctgtAACCTTCTGTTTCTCCTCAGGGTTTCCCTGGGTCCCTATTTTCCATGTTCCCTATATTCCTGCTCACCCTTGCTTGTTCCTGGAACATGCAGCCCAATGGTGTCCCTCTCTGCCCATACTGCTCAATGTAACCCCCAAAGCCCCAACCTCCAATGGGCCAGGATCTTCTCTGCCCCTCACCCAGGCAAGCGTCCTACTCCTCTGAAGATTTCCGGGTATCCTAACACTTGCTCCTAGGGGCTCTGGCCTAAGGACATTTTCCCACTATTCCTCCAGCCCTCTCCTCTACTCAGAGGCCCTATGGGGTACTCTAGAGTTTCTATGGCCAGATGACTGCCCTGGGTGCCCCTGGACTTCCTCCATTACAGTGTGGGAGCTTGATTCTCCTTACAAAGCCCAGGTTTGGAGGCCAAGGATCAGGGTGTCAGGACCCTGGAAAGGGATATACCAGCTACACCTCAGGCCCTGCTGTGCCTGTCCTACCAAGTGACAACTCAgagaatgtgggggagggggctctgaGCAGTACCCTTAGACCATGAGGGCCTGTGCAGCACCGGACATGCTGTCACAGCTGAGAATCTACTAGAATCTCATGTTCCTGACAGAAGAGGAACATCCCAAACCTGGTCCTCAATACAGCCCCACTAGGCTCTGAACCTGGTCACCTGGGCTTCACCAGAAAGGTGGAGAGCCCATCAAGGGCTGGTGGTGCTTAAAAGAGCTGTGGGAACCAGGGATTCTTGGTACACGCTTTAaatcccagagagacagagagacagagaaagagagagacagagggagagcgcctggtctacagagcaagttacaggcAGCCGGAGagccagagatacatagaaaaaccctgtctcaaaaaaaaaaaaaaaaaagtcatgggaCAGGAATGACAGGGGGACCCTGGAGGGGAGAAggtgaccctcctgcttctccttgcCAGAAACTGTCCCTCTGCAGACTCTGCAGTGCTTCAACGACTACACCAGCCGCATCATCTGCAGCTGGGCCAACACAAAGGATGCCCAGGGACTCATTAATGTGACCCTCTACCACCGCCTAAACTCGTGAGTGCCACTAAGCCCATTGGTGTTGCAGCACAAGGGCCTTCCTGTCACCAGCACCCCTCTACACCCGTGTTGTCAATGATATGCTGCCATCATCTCCTGTCACCTTGTATATGTGCTGCCCCGCTGTCTCAACACCGGCAGAGCTGCAGCACAAGGCCTCTCCTGTCCTGAGCATCCTGCATCTCCCTAGCCTCTGCTCCTCACCGCATCCGTGACTAAGGAGCTGCTGGCTTCTTGGTCCCTTGTGTCTTTCCAGTATTTGTTGTCTGAACATGCTTCCCCTGGATTTGGCTATCTCCAAAGTAATCCAACTGCACCTGTCACTAGTCATATAATATGGTCAGGCCTGAACCCTCTTCTATCAATCCACCCAGGATGGCTTCCTTGTAGCTCTCCTTGACTTGTCCCCTGGTCACCACACTCACTGGGTTCCCTGGGGTCCCTCACAGCTCTTTCTGGTCTATTTTCTACCCTTTTCTCTCCTGCCCACTGCAGAGTGTGAGATCTCTGAATGCAGCCCTGGCTTTCTATCCAGACAAAGTCTTTCGAGAGCTTATGGTCAGGGTCCCTCAGCCGAGGATAATCCACTCTAGCCCAGACTTTCCTGCCTGCCCCACAAGTACCTCTCCATGTTGTTATTTATGTAATCCTTTTCTCTGACTCCAAATCCTGTAAGACAAATTCTGCTCTTGCTCTGAGGActgtcctgcctccatctccaagtCTCACTTTGTTAATAGGGAAGAAATGGCAGCTTGACTCAATGACTGAAAGGTATGGTTCTAaatgtcttcttcctccttccttgcttcttgGAATTCTACAAAGCTTATCTCCAAATGAGATGCAAGTCCAGCTAACTCCAAATTACTTACAATCACCAGGATGGCACCATCTCCCTACTCATCATCACCAGAATCCTCCAAATCCTGCGCCAAACAAGCCCGCACCCCCTCCTTCACTCACAGGTCTCTACAAGCTGCCTAATAACAAACACACAATGAAATCTACATGCCTTGTGACCAGACCCCATACTGTTTTGCTTGCAGCATGAAAGCAGATGCTCAGGGACAAGTTGTCAGGGCCAGGGGAAGGACTGACTAACAAATGTAAACACTAAGGAAGATTCCAGAGACGACCTGTGGTGATGTCACAAGTGTAGGATTTCAGTAGGGATTTGGGGAAGAGGGTCCTTTTGGTCTCAGGCCAGCTTTGAGGCAGTTACCTAGCCATCATAACTTTCAGAGAGATCTGGGGTTTGGATACAATGTTGCGATTGTATGAAGGTTGGTGCCTGTCCTGGGCGCTGCACGAGTAAGGAGAAAAGACTAatccaaaagttttttttttttttattaatttattcttgttacatctcaatgtttatcccatcccttgtatcctcccattcctcccccccccccattttcccattattcccctcccctatgactgttcctgagggggattacgtcccccctatatagtctcatagggtatcaagtctcttcttggctacttgctgtccttcctctgagtgccaccaggtctccccctccaggggacatggtcaaatgtgaggcaccagagtacgtgagaaagtcgtatcccactctccactcaactgtggagaatattctgaccattggctagatctgggaaggggaggaggtttctttagtttctttcctcAAGAATAGCTAAGAAGTTGCAGTTGAAGATACAGAAAAAGTGCATTCTTTGCTAAAGACTGACCTTGACCTGTTTATATGGCCCTGGTCAGAGATTCTGCATCCAGCAAGGCTGTAGATCAAGAATAATAAACTGATCTGTGGTGTGACTGACAAAAttagtgatttttaaagacaACTAAAAGCCTTTGAAGCTAGGGGCTGCTTAGACTCCCCTTTGGTGGCAGTCAGATTTCTTGGGAGTGTTTGCAGAGCAGGCTCATTAACTAGATAGCCCCTCgactgcacacacactgcactctgTGCATTCCAGTTACAGGCCTGGTGGCAGCCCCAGGGGCTTTGCACTTGCTGCAATCAGCCTGCTACGGAACCTGCCTGCTTTCCCCTCAAGTCCTTGGAGATTCTGAGCATATCTCATGTGCAGTGAGTGAACCTAGCTGTATTCCACTCCTTAGTCTTGCATTTTCCTTCTATTCAAGATTTTCTCATGATACACGTTACTTAGTGCTTTAGTGTGTGCCTGTTACCATCAGGATCCTCCCGGCATGGGCacatacgtgtgcatgtgtgtctctctgtgtgttatgtatgtgtgtgtatctgtgttgtgtatgtgtgtgtatctgtgttgtgtatgtgtgtacatgtgtgtctctctgtgtgttatgtatgtgtgtgtatgtgtatgtgttgtgtgtgtgtatgtatctgtgttgtatattgtgtacatgtgtgtctctctgtgtctgtgtgtctctatgtgtgtgtatgtctctctgtgtttgtgtgcctgtggatatgtgtgtgtgtctgtctgtgtgtgcatacatgtgggtGTATCTAtgtctctgtatgtatgcatgtgtgtctctgtgtgtatgtgtgtatatgtgtgtctgtgtgaatatatgtatatgtgtgtctctctctctgtgtctgtgtggttgcggatatgtgtgtatatctgcatgtatgcacatgtttgtgtatgagtgcatgtgtgtatctatgtctctctgtgtgtatgtatgtgtttgtgtgtgtatgtatgttgttaACTGCTAGACACTGACCGTGGATAAAAGCAGGTGTGTATTAGGACTTAATGAATGTTTGCTGACAGAAAACAAGAGCCAGTATCCTGTGACTCCAGTGAGGACCTCCAATGGTCAGAGTGCCCGCCACCCCACCGCTGTACGCCAAGAAGATGTGTCATCCCCTACAGACATTTTTCCATCTCCAATAATGACATCTACTCATTCCAACCAGATCGGGACCTGGGCATCCAGCTCTTGGTTCCATTGGCCCAGCAtggtgaggagctggggtgcTGCCTACGCAGTGTGTGCAAGAGTGGGTGGAGCAAAGATATCCCAAGTGTAGGGACCCAGTCCTGGGGTTGGTGCAGATGTGAGGTGAGGCCCCTGCTCAAGGCTCCTCCTGTCCTGGCTGCTTGTGCCACCTGCCAAGCCCCAAAGCTCCCCTCCAGGAAGAGCCATGCCTATGACTCCTGCAGGACTTTCCAGGTGACAGAACTCTGGtctctgttgttttgctttgtggctGCAACACTTGCCAATCATTGAGGCTCCAAGACCCACAGAGGTTCCCCCCAAAGTACCACCGTGGAGCAGGGATGGCCATGCTTCCAACCCAGAGCCAGGCTGCTTCACACCCTCTCTCGACCCGTCCCGAGGGGTATGCAGCAGTCCCACAGGGCCCATTGTTACAACATGCTCTTAGGTGCGGCCAATGCTCACATGGGAGGTTTCTTTCAGGACTATAATAGACATGTCACCAACACttcaaattaacaaagaaaaaaaggtttgCTTTGTCATTCTAAGCCTGTGCATGTGTCATGCACCTAAGAGGGACAACACAGATGCTGTTTGCCCTCCAACAATGATTGGTTGAGTGCTGTTATCAACTGACCGCACTTGGTGTCTGAAGAGTCCCTCATCCTGGGGGCTTACAGCTGCAGGCTGAAGGGTTAGCTGTCATGTGCAGGGCATGGAAGGCAAAGAGCATTGTCCATCAGGAAAAGCTTcccaagaggaaggaaggaaggaaagaaggaaggaaggaaggaaggaaggaaggaaggaaggaaagaaggaaacccTTGCCTTGGGTGGAGCACAGAGCCAGAAGCAACTCTTGGCCAGGAAAGCACACTTGCAAAGGCTGGTtacagggctggggctggagagaatggGGCATTCTGGGAAACCCAGGGATGTTCATTGTATCCGGAAAGCAGCAAGGTCCAATGCCTTGAAAATGGCAGGGAAAATATGAGATACAGGCAGCTGTGTCTCAAGCCTTGAACTAAGGAAGGGGAACAGGGAGAAGTTAAACCTACCCTGGTATAACAAGTCAGGGAAGGGAGGTACAACCAGCTGTGACGAGACGAGAAGAAGGGCCAGGGGTTCTGTCTGGGGACAGGAGTCTAAGAAagtcatctaaggagatgatgtTTCTGTTGTGCAATGTCCCAACACCTGCACTGTGGGGAGGGTAGGCAGCAGGGGAGGGCGCCAACTGCCTCACAGAGCCCTCTGCTGGGAAGAAGGCCCCAGTGCACAGTAAGGCAGGAGGAGGCCCCACTGAGCTGAATAGCCAGGCCACAGAAGGCAGAATTGCTGTCACATCTGCAGTTTGCAGGTTCAGGGCCTGAAGCCACAGAGGAAAGGTCCCTGAGGCTCTTGTTGGTGATCATGAGCTGATGGTGTCAGCACTGAACCTGGGCCCAAGTGTCGCCCAGAAAGCCaggctctcagctcctcctgtgTACAGCCCTCAAGccactcagctctctctctcttgcagtGCAGCCACCACCTCCCAAGGACATTAGCATCAGCCCCTCTGGGGACAATTTCCTGCTGGTGTGGAGAGTGCCCCTTGGGGATGCCCAGGTTCCCTGGCTGTCAGAAGAGGACATACAGTTTGAGGTGGCTTACAGGCGGCTTCAGGACTCCTGGGAGGTAGGACCCTGAGCCATCTGTGCCCAACCTTGGAGGATGACCTACCAGAACTCTCCTTCAACTCCCCTGTCTCTACAGGATGCCCCCAGCCTCCACACCAGAAACTCTTGGGTCATTCTAGAGCCAAAGCTGCTCCTACCTGGCAACATCTATGCGGCCCGTGTGCGCACTCTGCTCTCCCCAGGCTCAGGCTTGTCTGGAAGGCCCAGCAGATGGAGCTCAGAGGTGCAGTGGGACTCCCAGGCAGGTAATGGTGCCTGACAGAAGTGCCCCTCTTAGGAGCACAGATGATGGAGACAGTCTAGACCTGAAGCTTCAGCTTCTACCTTACCTTGTCCTCAGCACCTCCCAGCAGCCCTGTGTCCTCAGTTTTCCATCTGGGCCACTCTGTCTCCCACAGGGGACAAGGCCAAGCCTCAGAACCTGCAGTGCTTCTTCGATGGGATCCAGACCCTCAACTGCTCCTGGGAGGTGTGGACCCAGATGACTGGCTCTGTTTCCTTTGGGCTCTTCTACAGCTCAGGCCCGGCCTCTCAGTGAGTATCCCCTGTCCATCCTGccctgcttctcttcttcttATCCCCAGGGTTGTCCCTCTCAAGTGACCCTCCCCTTGGCCCTGCTCTCAGCTCAACTATACTTCCCCAGGGAGAAGGAATGCTCCCCGGTGGTGAAGAAGCCACAGGCCAACCTCTGGACCCGGTACCACTGCAGCCTGACCGTGCCCGATCCCAGCGCACACAGCCAGTACACAGTCTCAGTTAAGCCGCGGAAACAAGAGAAGGTCATAGAGAGCTATAGCCACAGTGAGTTTGTCCTGCTTCTACATGACTTCCCAGCACTATAGGGGTCCATTGTGTCACCCCAATACACACAGGGACTTCTTTGTCATCATTGTGTTTGGCACTTTCAAAGATTTGCAGACCAGTGACTCACAGAGATGAAATGACTATTCTTGGGTTAGGAGTAGGGTAAGAGCAATTGATGAAtagtcatgagttcaaatccctgtaGCCAGAgaaaactgagcatgctcagccaggtgtggtgacacatgcctttaatcccagcatttgggaggcagaggcaggtggatcgctgtgagttcgaggccagccaggtctacaaagtgaatccagcacagccagggttgttacacagagaaaccctgtctcaaaaaataaataaataaataaataaataaataaataaataaataggcacaCTCATTTGTAtctggcaggagacaggaggatggttGGGGCTTTCTGACTACTAACCTggatctaggttcagtgagagaacctatTTTAAGGGAATAAGACACCGAGAAAGGACAAGGGACTTCCTCCTCTGGCTTTTGCATGCCTATGGACAGGCACCCACACCCATATGAAGGCAGatacaagagagagagggagaaacagagacagagaggtagagagagacagaaagatggagaggaaggtTATTCTAATGTGCTTCTACTGTCTTGAAGGAGACAGGGACATCACAGCCAGCTTGTAATTCACACCATGCTGCGGCTCACACTGTGACCTCTCTAGAGTCTCACTTGAAACCTGCtccatccttcccttcttctctctcttgtctGCACACCAGCCCCTCCCTTGGACCACCAGCCTTCTATAACCATCCCCTGGACCACCAGCCTTCTATAACCATCCCATCCCGCTGTGATTCCAGCCTTCTATAACCATCCCCTGGACCACCAGCCTTCTATAACCATCCCATCCCGCTGTGATTCCAGCCTTCTCCCTCAACCCTAGTTCTCACTTCTCAAATTCTGATCTGTTTTACTTTTGTGCTGGGCAATGTCTGTGTGCCAGCAGATGGCTGCCTTAGAGATCCAtgtcccagcttcctggcccAGGGCAAGGAGCCTGATACAAAGGAGTCTTTCTAACTAGTCAGTAATGCAAGTCATCCTCAGTAGTCAGTCTCTTTGTTGCCTGAGTTCACATCTAGCATTTTCTGCATGGGGTCTTCCCTCCAGGAAAGGGATTCCTCTGACTCAGGAGACCTCTCTGTGTATCATAGTCATCcacattatttttgtaaaagcTCTTTGAAGTCATAAGTTGTGAATCTTTTGTTTTGATGGAGACATGGAAGGCCATGGAGAGCTAGAAGGCCGCAGTGACTGAGTAGCTTCCTTTACATTGCCCACCTCGCTTAGAATGTGAACCAGGGACACATGAGGATGCCTGAATCCCTGCCTGTGGGCAGGGCTGTCAGAACAGTCTTTAACTTTCAGCTTGGCCACAGTGTGCTGTGGAGAGGGTCCCCAGTGTGTGCCTATTGCAGCCTTGTGGGAGGGGCAGGCTTGCCAGCCCGTCCTGGCTTAAGACAACTCCCAGGGTTACCAAAGCAGCAGAGGAGAGTGGTGACACAGGGCAATCAATGGAGGCTCAAGTCTTTATCTTCTGGGGGAAGTTAGAGctcctcagagaggaagggggaaaaggagTGAGAGAGTTCCCAAAAAGTGAGTGTGTTTCCCAGAGCCTAGAACAGTGCATGGGTCTAGACAGAGAGCCACTGGGaggttttttcccctttgtttgaATCCTTCACAAGCCTTGGGCCACCTCATCACCCAGGCTTATCTCAGAAGCTCCCACAGGGACCAGCTTGGGATAATGCTGTGATTCCATTTTGCTGCATGTTTGGCTTCGTGCATCTTTTACTGGTGTGACATCATGACGAAGGCAACTCATAGAAGAGAGTTGACTTTGGGATTATGGTTTCAAAGGGTTAGAATTCATGATCCGAGCAACACTAGCGGACATcaggggcaggaagctggagaagcagctgaaagctcacattttttttgtttgtttgcttggttttttgtttgtttgtttggttggttttttaaatatattttcgctgtgtagctctggctgtcctgtaacttgctttgtagaccaagatggcctcaaactcatgtagatctgcctgccttgtcctcctgagtgccaggaataaaggtgtgtggcaccatgcttACATCTTGACCCACAAACCAAATGTAGAGTACACACGCATCCTTGCTAGTGgcatgcctcctccaacaaggccacacctcctaatccttcccaaacagttccaccaagtgcGGACCAACCAtacaaacatatgagcctatgtgacctttctcattcaaaccaacagaGTTCAAAGGAGTCAAAGTGCCTGGGGGTTAGGGATATTGGTCCTGGGAGGAGAGTGCCTGTGACTGGCTTGGATAATAGGTACCATTCTGCTGGTGGGAGAACATCATGACACCCCCTAAAATTATTCTCCTATAGTCCAGATGAATCCTCCAACTCTCAACGTGACCAAGAATGGAGACAGCTACAACCTGCATTGGGAAAGTGAGAAAATACCCTACAAACACATTGAATACAAATTCCATGTCCAGTACAAGAAGAAAGAGGACAGCTGGAAGGTGAGGTCCAGGACCAAGAGGAATTTACAGACAGGGAGAAAAGCAGACTCTGGAGGGGTCTGCTTGCTAGGAGCTTGATACCCAAGCCTTAGGACACACATGGTCAACTTGTGACAGTTCCGTTTCTTGATGAAGGATTCAGGCCCTTAGAGATGAAATGAGATGGTCACATGGCCAGTGCTGCCCTTGAGCTGAGGGGCAAACTGTAAGAGTGGGACAGCAGAGGTACCTGGAATGAAATTTTCATAGATAACCAAGGTCTGGTGTATTTCCTCCCAGGAACCAGAGCTGACCCCATGGTATATCTGCTGAGTGCCAATCTGAGGGCAGGCCCTGACCAGCTCACATCCCATATGCCGAGGCCTGGCACCTAGATGCAGACCCTAGGGCACCACAGAGCCCAAAGCAGGACCATTTGACCAGAATTCCAACgccagagaggagaaggggaaactgaggcctaagAGTGGGTTAGTGGAGAGTCAGGAGAAGATCAGTCCTGACCCCTATCTCAGCATGATGTTCCTGGATCAGACAGAATTTAGGCCAAGGCAGCAACCAGACAAACTGGGAGTCTGGGCTTTGGCCTGGGTGTAGCTATCATTGCTGGAAGAGGTGGCATCTGGGGCTACCGCATGGCTAGATACAGAGGCTCTGTACTGGGGTCCTAAAATGGACTAGAGAATCAGTGGGTCTGGAAGTGGTGGCAAGGAGGGCAGCCTGAGCCCCTGAACCTGGCTAGTGGCTCAGCTTCAGCACATCTGCCCCTGCAGGACAGCAAGGAAGAGTATATAGAGCGAAGCTATaacatgctcctgcctctgctgacaTCTGCCACCACATATGAGGCCAGGGTGAGGGTCAAGCCACTTCCTGACTACGATGGAACCTGGAGTGAGTGGAGCAAAGAGTGCACCTGGACCACTGACTGGGGTATGTCTCTTGGCCACCACCATGTTCCTGGAACAGCCACACTGCACACATTGGACACGCACTGTGCAAGGCAAGAGCTGGAGCAGTTAAAAGAGGACAGGGGGATGTGGGGCAGGTACAGGATGGTATAAAGCACCCCACATAATCAGCCTTGTGGAAGGGGGACATCTCAGGGTGACAGCCAGTCAGGCAGAAGGGGGGCTAGTACCATGGACTCAGGAGGTGGGAAGGGGACCTAGGTAAGGAGGGCTAGTGTGTTGCCAGGgggaccctcttctggcccacctTCCCATCTCCCTGACCCTCCCTGGATCAAGAAGTCATGCCCTTTTTGCTGCCTCCTTCAAGAAGATTCCCCCGTTGCCAAGCTCAACCAGTCTTTCCTAGGTACTTGCTGCAGCTTAGAGCAGAACTCTCCCACATTGAACACTGGGTTCAGAGCCAGGGTTCATAAGTATCTGCCCCAACACCCCCCAGAGGTCCTATGGGACACTAGCCTCCTCCTCTAGCCTACATCCTGTGCCTCCAACCtaattctccttctccttcttgttgAACAAGTGATGTCCACCCTGGGGATAGTTCTTATCTTGGTCTTCATCATCCCCATCTTGCTCCTGGTCCTCTACGTTGGTTGTGTCTATTGGTACAGGTAAGTACAGTCTGTTGACAGAGACAAATGAAAACTGGGCTGAGGGGTCACAGGGATGACACAGCTTGGCACACTATACTCCCACCCTGCCTCTCATCCCATGGCTTCAGTT
This window of the Acomys russatus chromosome 17, mAcoRus1.1, whole genome shotgun sequence genome carries:
- the Csf2rb gene encoding cytokine receptor common subunit beta; this encodes MDQQMTLAWGLLFMALMALCWGHGVTEAQETVPLQTLQCFNDYTSRIICSWANTKDAQGLINVTLYHRLNSKQEPVSCDSSEDLQWSECPPPHRCTPRRCVIPYRHFSISNNDIYSFQPDRDLGIQLLVPLAQHVQPPPPKDISISPSGDNFLLVWRVPLGDAQVPWLSEEDIQFEVAYRRLQDSWEDAPSLHTRNSWVILEPKLLLPGNIYAARVRTLLSPGSGLSGRPSRWSSEVQWDSQAGDKAKPQNLQCFFDGIQTLNCSWEVWTQMTGSVSFGLFYSSGPASQEKECSPVVKKPQANLWTRYHCSLTVPDPSAHSQYTVSVKPRKQEKVIESYSHIQMNPPTLNVTKNGDSYNLHWESEKIPYKHIEYKFHVQYKKKEDSWKDSKEEYIERSYNMLLPLLTSATTYEARVRVKPLPDYDGTWSEWSKECTWTTDWVMSTLGIVLILVFIIPILLLVLYVGCVYWYRLYRKWKEKIPNPSKSLIFQDGGKRPWFPGSVTALATKNALPQGPQSNLLTELQGVSYTHLEDNEVSPLTIEDPDIVRDLPSGPDTTPAASSASMEQLSDDQVDPPTPSGRPKKQMSTFDFNGPYLGSPQSHSLPDLPGQLVSPQMSESLKPALPGSLEYLCLPPGGQVQLVPLSQAMGQGQAVAVECGSSLENTGNPSMEQRDGPAFELRVEEQEPKDSLMTPPMSSGGPEDIVVASDYVTSADLVLTLPTGPLSTSLGPSLGFPTDQRPSLCLKLTGVPPGCPALGPPEVEDYVELPPSMMQPPKSSLGNPVPPMPHSPTVSPGEPREAVTPVSPQPEGLLVLQQVGDYCFLPGPLSPRSKPSSPGLCPEIGDLDQDLPAQKLPCQPLPQVPAIQFFKSLKHQDYLSLPPWDSSQPGKVC